The window ACGATGACGTTGTCGATGCCGGAGGTCCAGATGCCGTTGATCGGCGTGCCGGTGGCCAGGAAGGACAGGATCTGCTGCTTGGCCTGGTCCTGCTGCCAGCCGGTGAAGACTTCCTGCGCGACTTTCACGTTGGGGAATTCCGCAAGCGCCTTCTTGAAGCCCTTGTCGCGATCGGAGTCGGCCGAAGCGCCGGCGGCGCCGCGCATATAAAGCACCTCGCCCTTGCCGCCGATCTGCTGGAACAGCCACTTGGCGCCGAGATAGGCGTATTGCTCCTGGTTGTTGGAGATGATGTAGGCCGACGGCTCGGTTACCGCCTGGTCGACGGCGACGACGACGATGCCGGCCTTGGTGGCTTCCTCGAGGCCGGCCTTGATGCCGGCCGGATCGGCGGGGTTGACGACGATGGCGTTGACCTTGGCGCTGATCAGGTTGCGGATGTCCTCGAGCTGGCCGGCGGCGTCGGTGTTGCGGTGGGCGATGTTGAGCTTGGCCACCTCGCCGGAAGCGAGCGCCTGCGCCTTCATGGCGCAGATCATTTCCTCGCGCCAGCCATTGCCCTGCACGGTGTTGGAAATGCCGATCGTGTACTTGCCCTCGGCGGACGCGAAGCCCACCGAGGCGAGCAGGGCGGCACCGGCAAGTAGCGGCGCCATGGTCAGGTATTTTTTCATTTCAGTACTCCTCCACATTGATTCTCAGTTTCAATTCCGGGCCCCCGACGAGATCGGAGCCGCTTTCGTTATTTGATGAAGGGGCGCAGCACGTCGCGGGCCAGCAGGAAACCGCGCTTGACCTTTTCGTCGCTCCCCTCGAACTGCCGGTCCTCATGCTCGATGATGACCGGCCCGTCATATCCGGCCCGATAAAGGCCCGAAAAGATACTGCCCCAGTTGATGTCGCCCAGCCCCGGCATGCGCGGCACCTGCCAGCCTATTCCGGCCGAAAGGATTCCGCGCTCGTAGAGTCCATCATGATCAATCATCAGGTCCTTGGCATGGACATGCAGCATGTAGGGGCCGAACTCGCGGATGAAGCGGGCCTTGTCGATCATTTGCCAGACAAGATGCGAGGGGTCGAAATTCATGCCGACGTCGCCGCCCCAGGCCTCGAGGATGCGGCGCCAGATCTGCGGCGAGTAGGCGATGTTGTGCCCGCCCGGCCATTCGTCATAGCTGAAGATCATCGGGCAGTTCTCGAAGGCGAGCTTGACGCCGTGGTCGCGCGCATGCGCGATGATGGCGGGCCAGACCTTGAGCGCCTCCTGCCAGTTGACGTCGACGGTTTTCGAGGCATCGCCGCCGCAGAAGGTGTTGACCACGGAAATACCCATGCGGCTCGCCAGCACGACCACCTTCTTCAGGTGATCGATGACCGCCTCGCGATGCGCCTGATCGGGATGCAACGGGTTGGGATAGAAGCCGAGGCCGGAGACGGTCAGGCCCTTGCCGGCAAGCCCGGCGGCGATGTCCCTGGCTTCGGCGGCCGAGGTGCCGGTCGCATCGATATGGCTGGTGCCGGCATAGCGGCGCGTGGCGCCGGACGCCTTCGGCCAGCAGGCGATCTCCAGGGCTTCGAAACCGGCCGAGCGCGCCCAGTCGGCGACCTCGCCGAGCGGCGTCTCCGGAAATGGTGCGGTGAGCAGTCCAAGCCTCATGATCCCTCCCAATTTCTAACTATGCAGATCGCGCCGGCTGCTTCAACCGCGCATCGATTGGCTCAGCGCAGACATGCCTGACAAAGGCCATCGGATCGCGCGACAGGAGCCCATCGAGAGCGGCGATGACATGCGCGCGAAACATGGCGTTGGCGGCGAGCTCCGGGTCGAAGATCGCCTCTGTCGCAAGGATTGCCTCAGCGAGCGCCTTGCTGTCGGCGCCGGTCGCATCGGCAATGGCCGCAATCCTTGCGGCAAAAGGATCGGACACCTGCCAGCAATTGCCGAAGCGCGATGAGGCCTTGACCAGATAGGCCATCCAGCCGGCCACCGGGACCGACAGCAGCGCGATGCTCCCGCCTTTCGCCAAGCGGTCGCGGATCGGATTGAGCAGGCGCTGCACGATCTTCTGCGAGCCGTCGGTGGCGATCTGGTGGTTGCGGTGATGGATCGCGGTGTTGGTGAGACGGGCAAGACTTTGCTCGACATAGGCGGATGGCGAGATGCCGGGCACGGGCATCAGCGTCGGCAGCGTTTCTTCCATCAGCATGCGGCGGACGAAAGTGGCGAGCAGCGGGTCGGCGATCGCCTCGAATGTGTGCTCGAAGCCGCCGAGCACGCCGAGATAGCAGAGCGTCGTCTGGGCGGCGTTCAGCACCCGCATCTTCAAATGCTCGAATGGCGTCACGTCCTCGACGAAGCTGGCGCCGACAAGATCCCAGCGCGGTACGCGGCCGGCAAATTTCTTCTCGATCACCCATTGCCGGAACTGCTCGCCGACAACGACGGCGCTGTCGCGGTAGCCGAAGCGTTTTTCGACCGTTTCGAGGTCGGCCGCGGTCGTCGCCGGCGCGATGCGGTCGACCATGCCTGAGGGAAAAGCGACATTGGCGGCGATCCAGTCCGCTAGGCCGCTGCCGCGCCGTTCGGCGATCGCGCGCACGACATTGGCGAGGATCACGCCATTGGCCGGGATGTTGTCGCAGGACAGCAGCGTCAT is drawn from Mesorhizobium sp. B1-1-8 and contains these coding sequences:
- a CDS encoding ABC transporter substrate-binding protein — protein: MKKYLTMAPLLAGAALLASVGFASAEGKYTIGISNTVQGNGWREEMICAMKAQALASGEVAKLNIAHRNTDAAGQLEDIRNLISAKVNAIVVNPADPAGIKAGLEEATKAGIVVVAVDQAVTEPSAYIISNNQEQYAYLGAKWLFQQIGGKGEVLYMRGAAGASADSDRDKGFKKALAEFPNVKVAQEVFTGWQQDQAKQQILSFLATGTPINGIWTSGIDNVIVDALVEQQAPMVPVVGADNAGFVGQLNSVKGLVGAAVTNPGSIGGAGVTLALQILDGKKPAQQTVLVEPQLWENATDEGKAKLKAAADPSLSPEWPVSISIPNWTTYSKDQIVACKGPGE
- a CDS encoding sugar phosphate isomerase/epimerase family protein, which codes for MRLGLLTAPFPETPLGEVADWARSAGFEALEIACWPKASGATRRYAGTSHIDATGTSAAEARDIAAGLAGKGLTVSGLGFYPNPLHPDQAHREAVIDHLKKVVVLASRMGISVVNTFCGGDASKTVDVNWQEALKVWPAIIAHARDHGVKLAFENCPMIFSYDEWPGGHNIAYSPQIWRRILEAWGGDVGMNFDPSHLVWQMIDKARFIREFGPYMLHVHAKDLMIDHDGLYERGILSAGIGWQVPRMPGLGDINWGSIFSGLYRAGYDGPVIIEHEDRQFEGSDEKVKRGFLLARDVLRPFIK
- a CDS encoding mannitol dehydrogenase family protein yields the protein MSAAGSRENLGPALLDRLPAELRKPTYDRAALQPGIAHIGVGAFHRCHQAEYTDDLLAKNFDRWGVVGINIRPPRLTETLDSQRCLYTRLIRQNDEVEARIIGSIVRVVDSQDSAEPALDVLASPEIEMVTLTVTEKGYCHIPASGALDLDHSDIVHDLANPEAPRSVPGILARALELRMASHGRPMTLLSCDNIPANGVILANVVRAIAERRGSGLADWIAANVAFPSGMVDRIAPATTAADLETVEKRFGYRDSAVVVGEQFRQWVIEKKFAGRVPRWDLVGASFVEDVTPFEHLKMRVLNAAQTTLCYLGVLGGFEHTFEAIADPLLATFVRRMLMEETLPTLMPVPGISPSAYVEQSLARLTNTAIHHRNHQIATDGSQKIVQRLLNPIRDRLAKGGSIALLSVPVAGWMAYLVKASSRFGNCWQVSDPFAARIAAIADATGADSKALAEAILATEAIFDPELAANAMFRAHVIAALDGLLSRDPMAFVRHVCAEPIDARLKQPARSA